A stretch of Metabacillus sp. FJAT-52054 DNA encodes these proteins:
- a CDS encoding MaoC/PaaZ C-terminal domain-containing protein: MVLGKKRKIGRPIEEINTGEKLTLTEKMEDKDLLLYLGLTNDANPLYIQHDYASLTPFKKPVVPTIMLSGFITSAISKYLPGPGSHVTKQHLDFHLPVYHYEVIQFFFEVKDVDAEQGRIRISVEAFNDAEKLAASGILEVIPPIYSETQDGQAFENF; the protein is encoded by the coding sequence ATGGTTTTAGGAAAAAAACGAAAAATCGGGCGGCCGATTGAAGAGATAAATACAGGGGAGAAGCTGACCCTGACCGAAAAAATGGAGGATAAAGATTTGCTTTTGTACCTGGGGCTTACGAATGATGCCAATCCGCTTTACATCCAGCATGATTATGCATCCCTGACCCCATTCAAGAAACCGGTTGTTCCGACAATTATGCTTTCCGGATTTATTACCTCAGCTATTTCTAAGTATCTTCCAGGTCCCGGGAGCCATGTGACTAAACAGCATTTGGATTTTCATTTGCCTGTATATCATTACGAGGTGATTCAATTCTTTTTTGAAGTGAAAGACGTAGATGCAGAGCAGGGACGAATCCGAATTTCTGTAGAGGCATTTAATGATGCGGAGAAATTAGCAGCGAGCGGAATTCTTGAGGTCATTCCCCCTATCTATTCAGAAACCCAAGATGGACAGGCATTCGAAAATTTTTAA
- a CDS encoding DUF441 domain-containing protein, producing MSQASLFLLILLGIGVFAKNQSLMIAVGFLLAVKWTGLDAKLFPLLQSKGINWGVTVITIAVLVPIATGDIGFKQMGDALKSYYAWIAVGSGIAVALIAKNGVTLLAQDPHITAALVLGTILAVALFNGVAVGPLIGAGIAYLVMQFVKLFG from the coding sequence ATGAGTCAGGCAAGTCTTTTTCTTCTTATTCTTCTCGGAATAGGGGTCTTTGCTAAAAATCAGTCACTGATGATCGCTGTAGGTTTTTTGCTTGCCGTCAAATGGACGGGGCTTGATGCGAAGCTATTTCCGCTTCTGCAGTCAAAAGGAATCAATTGGGGAGTGACGGTTATTACCATTGCGGTCCTTGTGCCGATCGCTACAGGGGACATAGGGTTTAAGCAGATGGGAGATGCGCTCAAATCCTATTACGCATGGATTGCAGTGGGCTCAGGAATTGCCGTGGCATTAATTGCTAAAAATGGCGTGACGCTGCTTGCGCAGGATCCTCATATTACAGCAGCGCTTGTCCTGGGAACCATTTTGGCCGTGGCTCTTTTTAATGGGGTTGCGGTTGGTCCATTAATAGGAGCGGGGATTGCCTATCTTGTGATGCAATTCGTTAAACTTTTTGGCTAA
- a CDS encoding FxsA family protein, whose protein sequence is MRWLVLLLIAVPALEIGLLIWSGRTLGLIPTVLLIVATGLGGAWLARQQGLETWKKAQQNMNAGQLPGNALIDGICILIGAVLLMTPGFISDVAGFFLLFPVSRKGIKPFILRAIQKRMNRDRITIIR, encoded by the coding sequence TTGAGATGGCTTGTACTTTTGCTTATAGCTGTACCCGCTCTTGAAATTGGTTTGCTTATATGGTCTGGAAGGACATTGGGGCTGATCCCTACCGTTCTGTTGATTGTTGCCACAGGATTAGGCGGAGCGTGGCTGGCCAGGCAGCAGGGGCTTGAAACATGGAAAAAGGCCCAGCAAAATATGAATGCAGGACAGTTGCCGGGAAATGCACTTATTGATGGAATCTGCATTCTCATCGGGGCCGTTTTACTAATGACTCCTGGATTTATCTCAGATGTCGCAGGGTTCTTTTTGCTTTTTCCGGTTTCAAGAAAAGGAATCAAACCGTTCATACTCCGAGCGATTCAAAAACGGATGAACAGGGATCGAATCACCATCATCAGATAA
- the hflK gene encoding FtsH protease activity modulator HflK, translating to MTLKRLYTLTGFAAVIVIAIILVFTTWFTVDESDQAVIMTLGEVQDTVTESGLHVKWPWPIQKVEKLSKETFSLQFGYEEKDGDVKDFPAETKMITGDENIVLADMVVQWKISDPKKFLFSSEEPEEILYDSTSSSLRSIIGSSKIDDALTSGKADIEKEVQELLGELMAKYDIGISILAVKLQDVDLPNEEVRKSFTNVTDARETMNTKINEAKKYENQKREEALGEKDAIISKAQGDKTARIQKAIGETSKFNALFAEYKNAKELTQKRLILETIDQVLPNAQIYIMKDDGNTMKYLPLIDPSKGAQNPAQPAAPKASEEGSGSKDGQ from the coding sequence ATGACACTCAAACGATTGTATACACTGACAGGATTTGCTGCCGTAATCGTGATAGCGATTATTCTGGTCTTTACCACCTGGTTTACGGTTGACGAGTCAGATCAGGCGGTCATTATGACACTTGGAGAGGTTCAGGATACGGTTACGGAATCAGGCTTGCACGTAAAGTGGCCATGGCCAATTCAAAAGGTTGAGAAGCTTTCCAAAGAGACATTCAGTCTGCAATTTGGCTATGAGGAAAAAGATGGAGATGTGAAAGATTTCCCGGCAGAAACGAAAATGATTACGGGTGACGAGAACATCGTTCTTGCCGACATGGTGGTGCAATGGAAAATCTCTGATCCTAAGAAATTTTTATTCTCTTCAGAAGAACCGGAAGAAATCCTTTATGATTCCACCTCTTCCTCTTTAAGAAGCATCATTGGAAGCTCAAAAATAGATGACGCGCTTACTTCAGGTAAAGCGGACATTGAAAAGGAAGTGCAGGAGCTCTTAGGAGAATTGATGGCTAAATATGATATTGGGATTTCGATTCTGGCGGTTAAGCTGCAGGATGTGGATTTGCCGAATGAGGAAGTCAGAAAATCGTTTACGAATGTAACGGACGCCAGGGAAACAATGAACACAAAAATCAATGAAGCGAAGAAATATGAAAATCAAAAAAGAGAAGAAGCACTTGGAGAGAAGGATGCCATCATTTCTAAAGCCCAGGGGGATAAAACCGCACGTATTCAAAAAGCGATTGGCGAAACATCTAAATTCAACGCATTATTCGCTGAATACAAAAACGCCAAAGAACTTACTCAAAAGCGTTTAATTCTTGAGACGATCGACCAGGTTTTGCCGAACGCCCAAATTTATATCATGAAGGATGACGGCAATACGATGAAATATTTGCCGCTCATCGATCCTTCCAAAGGTGCACAAAATCCAGCTCAGCCAGCCGCACCGAAAGCTTCAGAAGAAGGGAGTGGCAGCAAAGATGGCCAATGA
- the citZ gene encoding citrate synthase, whose translation MTATRGLEGVVATTSAVSSIIDDTLTYVGYNIDDLADNASFEEVIYLLWHGKLPAEEELAQIKTQLADNAGIPHQVIEHFKQYSISEVHPMAAIRTAVSMLGLFDPEADDMSKEANYRKAICLQAKLPTLVTAFSRIRKGLAPVEPRPDYGIAANFLYTLTGEEPSHVAVEAFNKALVLHADHELNASTFTARVCVATLSDIYSGVTAAIGALKGPLHGGANEAVMKMLTEIGDVENAEAYIQEKLSRKEKIMGFGHRVYQNGDPRAKHLREMSQKLSNLTGESKWYEMSLKVEEIVTSEKSLLPNVDFYSASVYHSLGIDHDLFTPIFAVSRVSGWLAHILEQYENNRLIRPRADYIGPDKQRYIPIEERS comes from the coding sequence ATGACAGCAACTCGCGGTCTTGAAGGGGTAGTAGCGACTACTTCTGCAGTAAGCTCCATCATCGATGATACCCTTACATATGTGGGTTATAACATTGATGACCTGGCAGATAATGCAAGTTTTGAAGAAGTAATCTATTTGTTATGGCATGGGAAGCTTCCTGCAGAGGAAGAGCTGGCACAAATTAAAACACAGCTTGCAGATAATGCAGGCATTCCGCACCAGGTAATTGAGCATTTCAAACAGTATTCAATTTCTGAAGTTCATCCAATGGCAGCTATTCGTACAGCTGTATCCATGCTTGGTCTTTTTGATCCGGAAGCGGACGATATGTCCAAAGAGGCAAACTACCGCAAAGCAATCTGTCTCCAGGCTAAGCTTCCAACGCTTGTAACAGCATTCAGCCGGATCCGTAAAGGTCTTGCACCGGTTGAGCCGCGGCCTGATTATGGAATTGCTGCGAACTTCCTTTATACGCTGACAGGGGAAGAACCGAGCCATGTTGCTGTAGAGGCTTTTAATAAAGCGCTTGTTCTGCATGCAGATCATGAATTGAATGCTTCCACTTTTACAGCTCGCGTATGTGTCGCAACTTTATCTGATATTTATTCCGGAGTTACAGCGGCAATCGGAGCTTTGAAGGGGCCTCTTCACGGCGGAGCCAATGAAGCTGTAATGAAGATGCTGACTGAAATCGGCGATGTGGAAAATGCTGAAGCATATATTCAGGAAAAACTTTCCCGCAAAGAAAAAATCATGGGCTTCGGGCACCGCGTCTATCAAAATGGAGACCCGCGTGCGAAGCATCTAAGAGAAATGTCCCAAAAGCTTTCCAACCTGACAGGTGAAAGCAAATGGTATGAAATGTCCCTTAAGGTGGAAGAGATTGTCACTTCTGAAAAATCGCTTTTGCCGAATGTGGATTTTTATTCCGCGTCTGTCTATCACAGTCTTGGAATCGATCACGATTTATTCACACCGATCTTTGCGGTCAGCCGTGTTTCAGGATGGCTTGCCCATATTCTTGAGCAATATGAAAACAACCGCCTGATCCGCCCGCGTGCCGATTATATCGGTCCGGACAAACAGCGCTATATACCAATTGAAGAGCGTTCTTAA
- the mdh gene encoding malate dehydrogenase, whose protein sequence is MNKRKKISVIGAGFTGATTAFLLAAKELGDVVLVDIPQMENPTKGKALDMLEAGPVMGFDANITGTSSYEDTAGSDVVVITAGIARKPGMSRDDLVATNEKIMRSVTKEIANYSPDCTIIVLTNPVDAMTYAVFTESGFPKHRVIGQSGVLDTARFRTFVAQELNLSVKDVTGFVLGGHGDDMVPLVRYSYAGGIPLETLIPKERLDAIVERTRKGGGEIVNLLGNGSAYYAPAASLVEMTEAIVKDQRRVIPAIAYLEGEYGYDGIYLGVPAVLGKNGLEQIIELELTDDEKAALSKSAESVKNVMKVLANNE, encoded by the coding sequence ATGAACAAACGCAAAAAAATTTCTGTCATCGGGGCCGGCTTTACAGGAGCAACTACTGCTTTCCTTCTTGCAGCAAAAGAATTGGGCGATGTTGTACTTGTGGATATTCCGCAAATGGAAAACCCTACAAAGGGAAAAGCGCTTGATATGCTTGAGGCAGGTCCGGTTATGGGTTTTGATGCAAATATTACAGGAACGTCGAGCTATGAAGATACGGCTGGATCCGATGTAGTTGTCATTACTGCAGGAATTGCCAGAAAACCTGGAATGAGCAGAGACGATCTTGTGGCAACCAACGAAAAAATCATGAGAAGTGTTACAAAGGAAATTGCAAACTACTCTCCGGACTGTACAATTATCGTTTTGACAAATCCAGTCGATGCCATGACATACGCTGTCTTCACTGAATCCGGTTTTCCTAAGCACCGCGTAATCGGCCAGTCCGGTGTTCTTGATACAGCAAGGTTCCGTACATTCGTAGCACAAGAGCTGAACCTTTCTGTTAAGGATGTAACAGGATTCGTTCTTGGCGGCCATGGAGATGACATGGTCCCTCTTGTAAGATATTCCTATGCTGGCGGAATTCCATTGGAAACACTGATTCCTAAAGAACGTTTGGATGCCATAGTGGAAAGAACACGCAAAGGCGGCGGAGAAATTGTGAACCTTCTAGGAAACGGCAGTGCTTATTATGCTCCGGCTGCTTCCCTGGTTGAAATGACGGAAGCAATTGTAAAAGACCAGCGCCGTGTCATTCCGGCTATTGCTTATCTTGAAGGAGAATACGGGTACGATGGGATTTATCTTGGAGTTCCGGCAGTGCTTGGCAAAAATGGGTTAGAGCAGATTATCGAGCTTGAACTGACAGACGATGAAAAAGCGGCACTCAGCAAATCGGCTGAATCAGTAAAAAATGTTATGAAGGTTCTTGCTAATAACGAATAG
- the icd gene encoding NADP-dependent isocitrate dehydrogenase encodes MHKREVRNMTNGEKITVSNGVLNVPNQPIIPYIEGDGIGPDIWASASRVLEAAVEKAYSGEKKIVWKEVLAGEKAFNATGSWLPEETLDTIREYMIAIKGPLTTPVGGGIRSLNVALRQELDLFTCLRPVRYFTGVPSPVKRPEDTDMVIFRENTEDIYAGIEYASGSDEVKKLIDFLQNEMGVNKIRFPETSGIGIKPVSQEGTSRLVRAAIQYALDQGRKSVTLVHKGNIMKYTEGAFKNWGYELAEKEFGDKVFTWAEYDRIVEKDGKDAANHAQSEAEAAGKIIVKDSIADIFLQQILTRPSEFDVVATMNLNGDYISDALAAQVGGIGIAPGANINYETGHAIFEATHGTAPKYAGLDKVNPSSVLLSGVLMLEHLGWNEAAELVIKSVEKTIASKVVTYDFARLMDGATEVKCSQFGDELIKNMG; translated from the coding sequence ATACATAAACGGGAGGTAAGAAACATGACAAACGGTGAAAAAATTACAGTATCTAACGGTGTATTAAATGTTCCGAATCAGCCAATCATCCCTTACATTGAAGGAGACGGAATCGGTCCTGATATCTGGGCATCTGCATCCCGCGTTCTTGAAGCGGCGGTTGAAAAAGCTTACAGCGGCGAGAAAAAGATCGTCTGGAAAGAAGTTCTTGCAGGAGAAAAAGCGTTCAATGCTACAGGAAGCTGGCTGCCTGAAGAAACACTTGATACGATCCGCGAGTATATGATCGCGATCAAAGGACCTTTGACAACTCCAGTCGGAGGAGGAATCCGTTCTCTTAACGTAGCACTTCGCCAGGAACTGGACCTTTTCACTTGCCTTCGTCCAGTCCGCTATTTCACTGGTGTTCCTTCACCGGTTAAAAGACCTGAAGATACGGATATGGTCATCTTCCGCGAAAATACAGAGGATATTTATGCCGGTATTGAATATGCAAGCGGCTCAGATGAAGTGAAAAAGCTGATTGACTTCCTTCAAAACGAAATGGGCGTAAACAAAATCCGCTTCCCTGAAACATCTGGAATTGGAATCAAGCCTGTGTCTCAGGAAGGAACTTCCCGTCTTGTACGCGCAGCGATTCAATATGCGCTGGATCAGGGACGCAAATCCGTAACACTTGTACACAAAGGAAACATTATGAAATACACAGAAGGCGCGTTCAAAAATTGGGGCTACGAGCTTGCTGAGAAAGAATTCGGCGATAAAGTATTCACATGGGCTGAATATGACAGAATCGTAGAAAAAGACGGCAAGGACGCAGCAAACCATGCACAAAGTGAAGCAGAAGCAGCAGGGAAAATTATTGTGAAGGATTCGATTGCCGACATCTTCCTTCAGCAAATCCTTACACGTCCAAGCGAGTTTGATGTTGTGGCCACAATGAACCTGAATGGTGATTATATCTCCGACGCTCTTGCTGCACAAGTAGGCGGAATCGGTATCGCTCCTGGAGCGAACATTAACTATGAAACTGGACATGCTATTTTCGAAGCTACACATGGTACTGCTCCTAAATATGCCGGACTGGATAAAGTAAACCCTTCATCCGTTCTTCTTTCTGGCGTACTTATGCTTGAGCACCTTGGATGGAACGAAGCAGCAGAATTAGTCATTAAATCTGTGGAAAAAACCATTGCTTCTAAAGTTGTAACCTACGACTTTGCCCGTCTGATGGATGGCGCAACAGAAGTTAAATGTTCTCAATTCGGGGACGAGCTTATTAAAAACATGGGCTAA
- a CDS encoding response regulator transcription factor, protein MSKKILVVDDEHSILTLLQYNLEQSGYEVVTAMDGSEALHKGLTESPDLMVLDLMLPKMDGIEVCKQLRQQKVMVPILMLTAKDDEFDKVLGLELGADDYMTKPFSPREVVARIKAILRRTQFLTETDTKEEMETSEKIVIGDLRILPEHYEAYYSQERLELTPKEFELLVYLARHKGRVLTRDQLLSAVWNYDFAGDTRIVDVHISHLREKIERNTKKPLYIKTIRGLGYKLEEPKSDE, encoded by the coding sequence ATGAGTAAGAAGATACTAGTAGTGGATGATGAACATTCCATTTTAACTTTACTTCAATATAATCTCGAGCAATCAGGATATGAAGTAGTAACAGCTATGGATGGCAGTGAAGCACTCCACAAAGGGCTGACTGAATCTCCTGATTTAATGGTTCTTGACTTAATGCTTCCAAAGATGGACGGAATTGAAGTGTGCAAACAGCTTCGCCAGCAAAAGGTAATGGTGCCGATTTTGATGCTGACGGCAAAGGATGATGAGTTCGATAAGGTGCTGGGCCTCGAGCTTGGAGCAGACGATTACATGACCAAGCCGTTCAGTCCAAGGGAAGTTGTTGCAAGAATTAAAGCCATTTTAAGACGCACACAATTTTTAACGGAAACCGATACGAAGGAAGAAATGGAAACATCTGAAAAAATCGTCATCGGCGATTTGCGGATTCTGCCCGAGCATTATGAAGCCTACTACAGCCAGGAGCGTTTGGAGCTTACACCTAAAGAATTTGAACTTCTCGTATACCTTGCGCGCCATAAAGGAAGAGTGCTAACAAGGGATCAGCTCCTCAGCGCTGTGTGGAACTACGATTTTGCAGGAGATACCCGTATTGTGGATGTACATATTAGTCATTTAAGGGAAAAAATCGAACGTAATACGAAGAAGCCTCTTTATATAAAAACAATTCGCGGACTTGGCTACAAGCTTGAGGAGCCAAAGTCGGATGAATAA
- a CDS encoding ATP-binding protein has protein sequence MNKFRSRLLFALITLIIAVLVGLGLLLGQIFNSYYVDTFKERIEKEAKLTELLISEAGLESEKTASLLQQASKAAQAHISVINKEGRVVYDAGSRHPNDEQIAKKAFNDLKESKDGKRLNGQAEGLYYYAMEIKDNSGNTACLILSTPIESLKQVNQQIWGLLVTSLGLSLIVILLLGFRITSQYTKPIESATKVAMELAKGNYKARTYEDHMDETGMLSQSINILARNLQDMTRAQEMQKDRLETLIENMGSGLILIDGRGYINLVNRAYKETFHADGENFLYRLYYDAFEHKEIVDIIEEIFMTEVRVRKQLQVSIGIDRRHFEIYGAPIIGTNDEWKGIVLVFHDISELKKLEQMRKDFVANVSHELKTPITSIKGFSETLLDGAMSDQQTLEYFLSIILKESDRLQTLIQDLLDLSKIEQQAFKLTFNDCDLHEILDDIVAILSSKAEEKEVSLTVDSEAQVIPAIGDMYRIKQIFINLINNALTYTPKGGTVHITLRNGKDHAIVTISDTGIGISEDEIPRIFERFYRVDKARSRNSGGTGLGLAIVKHLVEAHRGQISVSSKVGEGTTFTVKFNKRKITE, from the coding sequence ATGAATAAATTCCGCTCCCGCCTGCTATTTGCGCTCATTACCTTAATCATTGCCGTTTTAGTAGGGCTGGGATTGCTTCTTGGACAAATTTTTAATAGCTACTATGTCGATACGTTTAAAGAACGGATTGAGAAGGAAGCAAAGCTGACGGAATTGCTTATTTCTGAAGCAGGACTGGAATCAGAAAAAACAGCTTCTCTTTTGCAGCAGGCAAGCAAGGCTGCTCAAGCGCATATTTCCGTTATAAACAAAGAAGGCCGGGTCGTATATGATGCAGGGAGCCGCCACCCCAATGATGAGCAAATAGCGAAGAAAGCCTTTAACGATCTGAAAGAGAGCAAGGATGGCAAACGCTTAAACGGGCAGGCTGAAGGCCTGTATTATTATGCGATGGAAATAAAAGATAACAGCGGGAATACAGCCTGCTTAATTCTCAGCACTCCAATTGAATCGCTCAAACAGGTGAATCAGCAAATCTGGGGTCTTCTTGTGACGAGTCTTGGTCTCTCCCTCATTGTGATTCTGCTGCTTGGATTTAGAATCACTTCTCAGTATACGAAGCCGATCGAAAGTGCTACCAAAGTGGCTATGGAACTTGCGAAGGGGAACTACAAGGCCAGAACGTATGAAGACCATATGGACGAAACCGGCATGCTCAGCCAGTCAATCAACATACTGGCGAGAAACCTTCAGGATATGACCAGAGCGCAGGAGATGCAAAAGGACCGTTTGGAAACCCTTATTGAAAATATGGGGAGCGGCCTCATACTAATCGATGGCAGAGGCTACATTAACCTGGTAAACCGGGCATATAAAGAAACCTTTCATGCTGATGGGGAAAATTTTCTTTACCGCCTTTACTATGACGCATTTGAGCATAAAGAAATTGTAGATATTATTGAAGAGATTTTTATGACGGAAGTCAGGGTGAGAAAACAGCTGCAAGTCTCAATTGGAATTGACCGGCGCCATTTTGAAATTTACGGGGCTCCGATTATCGGAACCAATGATGAATGGAAAGGAATTGTTCTCGTATTCCATGATATTTCCGAGCTGAAGAAGCTTGAGCAGATGCGTAAGGACTTTGTGGCCAACGTATCTCATGAGCTGAAGACTCCGATTACATCCATTAAAGGATTTTCTGAAACGCTTTTGGACGGGGCCATGTCAGATCAGCAGACCCTCGAGTATTTTCTATCCATTATTTTAAAGGAAAGCGACCGGCTTCAAACCCTCATTCAGGATTTGCTCGATTTATCCAAAATTGAGCAGCAGGCGTTTAAATTAACCTTTAATGATTGTGATCTGCATGAAATTCTTGATGATATAGTGGCCATACTATCCAGTAAAGCTGAAGAGAAGGAAGTTTCGTTAACCGTTGACAGCGAAGCGCAGGTGATACCGGCAATTGGCGATATGTACAGGATTAAACAAATTTTTATTAATCTAATAAACAACGCATTAACGTATACTCCTAAAGGCGGGACTGTTCATATAACGTTAAGGAACGGGAAAGACCATGCGATTGTGACGATTTCAGATACAGGAATCGGGATTAGCGAAGATGAAATTCCGAGGATCTTTGAACGTTTCTACAGAGTGGATAAGGCAAGAAGCAGAAATTCCGGCGGAACTGGTCTAGGACTTGCGATTGTTAAGCATCTTGTGGAAGCACATAGAGGACAAATCAGTGTCAGCAGCAAAGTCGGGGAAGGGACTACCTTTACCGTTAAATTTAACAAACGGAAAATTACGGAATAG
- a CDS encoding protease modulator HflC, protein MANENIVNFKEKIPGGYSKYIRFGLFLILCALLLIVLFSSIFIVQENEYKVVRQFGEVVNIIEKPGLHAKVPLVQSVSSLPKYQMTYDVKEAEINTRDKKRMIIDNYAVWKIKDPKKLISNARNMVNAEAKMAEFVFSSIRSELGQLNYDEIINDEKSSRGSLNDKVTALVNDSLERDQYGIVVTDVRIKRTDLPEANEKSVYTRMISERDSTAQEYLSKGDADKNRITANADKLVKETLAKAESDADVIRGQGEQEAAKIYNKAYSADTGFYGLYRTLESYKKTIDGETVIILPFDSPYAQTLLGQTN, encoded by the coding sequence ATGGCCAATGAAAACATCGTAAATTTTAAAGAGAAAATTCCCGGCGGCTATTCAAAATATATCCGTTTCGGATTGTTCCTGATCCTTTGTGCTTTGCTTCTAATTGTCCTATTCTCCAGCATTTTTATTGTGCAGGAAAATGAATACAAAGTGGTCCGTCAGTTCGGAGAAGTGGTGAACATTATTGAAAAACCGGGTCTTCATGCAAAAGTTCCTTTAGTCCAAAGTGTTTCTTCTCTCCCAAAATACCAGATGACCTACGACGTTAAAGAAGCTGAAATCAATACAAGGGATAAAAAACGCATGATTATCGACAATTATGCCGTCTGGAAAATTAAAGACCCGAAAAAACTCATTTCCAATGCCCGCAATATGGTGAACGCTGAAGCGAAAATGGCGGAGTTCGTTTTTTCTTCCATTCGTTCCGAATTGGGGCAGCTGAATTACGATGAGATCATTAACGATGAAAAATCCTCAAGGGGAAGCTTGAATGATAAAGTGACCGCGCTTGTGAATGACTCACTTGAACGGGATCAATATGGAATTGTTGTAACGGACGTAAGAATTAAAAGAACCGACCTTCCTGAAGCCAATGAAAAGTCGGTCTATACGAGAATGATTTCAGAACGGGATTCAACTGCGCAGGAATACCTTTCAAAGGGAGATGCGGACAAAAACAGAATAACTGCCAATGCAGATAAATTAGTGAAGGAAACTCTCGCAAAGGCTGAGTCGGATGCAGATGTCATCAGAGGACAGGGGGAACAGGAAGCAGCAAAAATCTACAACAAAGCTTATTCGGCCGACACGGGATTTTATGGGCTGTACCGCACATTGGAGTCCTATAAGAAAACCATTGACGGAGAAACCGTCATCATCCTTCCATTTGATTCTCCATATGCTCAAACCCTGCTCGGGCAAACAAACTGA
- the ytvI gene encoding sporulation integral membrane protein YtvI codes for MNALAAAIIRGLIAAGALAGIILLLFAAIPIMYPFILAFFLAWFIKKPSDLLHRKTGLPAGVSAGLVLISLIVIVTGLTALLTLESIAVIQHAASSLPAYLNTMSGAFNHILSYQVSPLIEKISEQFSALSTAQQTTIIAELQQAGNGLIGEAGSILRASLNAIPAIIMWIPNAASVIVIIVIAAFFICKDWDHVILFLNKKLPQAAVSRIFLFGAELGHALTGLVKAQLLLNTITLAIVFPGLLILGVSQALTISLFIGIVDFIPYAGTGTIFIPWALYLMLMGQTKLASGLAILFIIVMMARQILEPRIYSRSIGLNPLLTLMSIYAGYKCFGLLGMALGPVILVIVQSMYKLRLFHDLWKYIVQK; via the coding sequence TTGAATGCACTTGCAGCCGCTATCATAAGAGGATTGATTGCAGCTGGCGCTTTAGCCGGAATTATTCTCCTGCTTTTTGCCGCCATTCCAATCATGTATCCATTCATCTTGGCCTTTTTTCTAGCATGGTTTATTAAAAAACCTTCCGACCTTCTGCATAGAAAAACAGGATTGCCTGCCGGGGTATCCGCAGGACTCGTCCTGATAAGCCTCATTGTCATCGTAACGGGCTTAACCGCTTTATTGACATTGGAATCCATTGCAGTGATTCAGCATGCTGCTTCATCTCTGCCCGCCTATTTAAATACTATGTCTGGAGCGTTTAACCATATTCTCTCCTATCAGGTTTCCCCCCTCATAGAGAAAATTTCAGAACAATTTTCTGCATTGAGCACAGCACAGCAAACGACTATTATTGCAGAGCTGCAGCAGGCAGGAAACGGCTTGATTGGGGAAGCCGGCAGTATATTGAGGGCCTCGCTTAATGCTATCCCTGCGATCATTATGTGGATTCCTAATGCTGCAAGTGTAATAGTCATTATCGTCATCGCCGCCTTTTTCATCTGCAAAGACTGGGATCATGTCATTCTTTTCTTAAATAAGAAGCTCCCTCAGGCAGCCGTTAGCCGAATCTTTCTATTTGGCGCTGAGCTGGGCCATGCACTGACCGGTCTTGTTAAAGCCCAGCTGCTGCTGAACACCATTACACTTGCAATTGTATTTCCCGGCCTTCTTATTCTCGGCGTCTCTCAGGCTTTGACCATCAGCCTCTTTATTGGGATCGTCGATTTTATTCCATACGCAGGAACCGGCACGATTTTTATCCCTTGGGCCCTCTATTTAATGCTTATGGGTCAAACGAAGCTCGCAAGCGGATTGGCAATCCTGTTTATCATCGTCATGATGGCAAGACAGATTCTGGAACCGAGAATTTACTCGCGGTCGATCGGGCTCAATCCGCTGCTCACTCTAATGAGTATTTATGCCGGATACAAATGCTTTGGCCTTCTGGGAATGGCACTTGGGCCCGTCATCCTTGTTATCGTCCAAAGCATGTATAAGCTCCGGCTCTTCCACGACCTTTGGAAGTATATTGTTCAAAAATAG